TCAACAAATATCTCAACCAGGCGTCCCTGGTATATCAAATGCTCCGATGTTGTATCAATTTGCTCTTCAAAAAAGGCCTTCTCGGATCTGGTCAATTCCTTTTGCCATTTCTTGCTATTCAGCAAAGTATTTAAGGCCGGTTTTAATTCTTCGCTTTTTATTATGCGGTAATTATTATTTGTCCACTGGCCATTGGCAATACAATATTCCAAATATTTCAGAGAGGACTCGGCCTTTCCTCCCAGCGAATAGCCTCGGGTTATCAAGAACGGTATGCCGTTACTGATTTCAATCGGTTCTGACGGCCAATCCTTATAGCCGGTGTTGCCAATAAAACCGGCGGCGCCGATGAGCGGCCTTCTTAAAACGGCGTTTTTCTTTCCCTGGAATAACAGTCTGGTTAAAATTATTATCTGGTCCTCATATTTATTGGTTCCGGCATATTCTTTGAGGATCTCTATCGCTTTGGTCCTGTCCAGAGACTGAATATAGCCTGCCAGTAAAATGTACGGGCTGCATTTGTAATTTTCGGAATTAATGGAAGAACATTGTTCGATCAGGAATTGGAACCGATCGTTCTCCGTTTGCCCGAATGTTGTGCCGGTTAGGATTGTCGCAAATAATATCGTTAATAATTTTTTCATGGTTGTTGCCTCCTTAAAATTGCTGGTAACTGCCTCCGTATTTTAGACCATTATCGGCATGTCTTTGACAGGATTAACATGGTTTGACAATTTATTTTATCCCTACCGTTCCGGGTAAAGTATTTCTTTCCAGGCATCAGATCGTGCTGAATTGAATTTGGGCCGTGGCCATTCTTGAATAAAAATCCAGCTCTTTCCTTCGTCTTCCCGAATAATCGATCAAACGATCAAGCCCCGTCCAAAGGCAGAACCATCCGCCGGGCTCAAATAACACCAGGAGCAGCTGAAGGTAGTATCTTTCCGAATTTAAAAATGTGATATAACTTGCAAAGATCATCAAGGCAATGCCCGATATGGTCAAAATGATGGCATTTCGAATACCATTTTGCTTTTCTTTTAAAAGCTGGCCGCGTTTTTCCGTGAAATACCGCTGCAGGCGGGTGGCGATTATATCTTCATCCTGTTTATTTCTTGTTTCCGCCGGCAACTGTAACCGCAGGATCATTTCTTTCCCTTGCTGGTCGGCAACCACTTTCCTGACCTGGGCAATGAAATCGTCCGATACGGTGCGTTTCAAATACGATCTTGGATCGAAATCAGAAAACAACTCTTCCAAAGAGTCCAGCCAAATGTTGACTACGTCCCGTTTCAAGAAGGGTTTTTCCTGATCATTGTTTTCCGAGGATTTATTCAGCTGATCCATAGTATAAAAACCTTATGGGGAGTTAATGCTATTTATTTTTTAGAAAACATGTCTTATCTATTTCAAAATAAACATCATCACCAGAGCGGCCGCCGCCTTGATGCGCTGGACGTTGGAGACCGAACTGCCTCCGTATTTTTGGACTATTATCGGCATATGTTTGACAGGATTAACATGAATGATTTCCTTTGGATGAGATGTCAAAGGTTGCTATCCGTGATCGGGGGATATTTTGGTAACGGTATGGTATGTTCATCTTGGAATGCTTATCGGTATAAAATAAACAGAACATTAACTAAGACTTTATATTTTTCAGTTTTTTTATCTTGCGTTTCAACACTGCCCCACCGCAAAGTTCATGCTCCCATATTCTAATCACTTTCCAACCTTTTACCCGTAGCACACGTCCAATATTAAGATCGCGCTGTATATTGCGCTGAATTTTATTGTTCCAGTATATGCGATTTGTTGCTGGCACACGGCAGTGTTTCGCACAACCGTGCCAAAAACAGCCATCAATAAAGACTGCAATTTTATTTTTTGGGAATGTAAAATCCGGGTTACCAATTATTTTGTAACGCCTACGCCAACCGTGTATATGATTCTCGCGAAAAATTAATACTGTTTTTAATTCTGTTGATATATTTCCACTAGACTTGACATTCGCCATGATTTGGGAACGTCTATTAATTGAAACATTATCCATTTAGAATCAAGAAATTATTTCAACCCATGTTTCGTCAAATTTTAGGGCATCTAATACTTCACCTTGGTTTAGGCGAGGTGGTTTTTTTATGCGAATAGCCAAGCGATGGGCAGGCACATTTTCAATAATTGTGAATTGCGAACCATGTGGTTGCCATGTAAAGATGTGTGCATCACCATCTTTAGTATAGCCTTCTAAATTATCATTATCATTCCATTGCCACCAATATCGCTTTGCATCGTACATAATAGTATCAAGTTCAAAAGCAGCTAATTCAAGAAGATCATCAGACTTAACCAATACAACTGTACGTAGATGTTGGAACTTTTTACGGACACCTGCAACGCGCTCATTGTATATAGACAGGACTTTATCGCCCATATCATTTGGATCTACATTCTTGACTTTGTCTTGACCAAAAGAAAAAGCAACTGAATTGCGACCAGATATTAAACGCACCTTAGCCACAGTGGATGGTCGTTTGTTTTTAACAGTTTTTGCACCCCAAGCTGTTTGTTGAAGCACGATGTCGTCAAGCCCGACATTAGATGGCTGCCACTTCGCACCAACTAATCTTGCAAATATTTCTTCCCAATCTGTTCCCTCAAGGCGTGGTGTTCCTCTTGTTGCCAAATGATAGATAATTTCCTTTCCTAAGTTTAAAGCAAACCCTTTGGGAAACTTGTTAATTGGATAAGGTGGTTTATATTTTTCGACTGTTCTTAGCCTTGGTCTTTTTACCATAGCGTTTTCCTTTCTCTTTCAACAGCAGTTGTTTATCAAATGATTGTTTCCTTGAATACACAAAATCCGGTTTGCTATTTTTCATCCAACCACATGATTTAAATACGTTTAACAAAACAGCTTCGGCAACAGGAATAGGCAAACTATTGCCAGCTTGTTTGCGAGTTTGACTGTAATTACATATAATTTTAAACGAATCAGGGAATCCTTGAAGTCGTAACATCTCGCGTGCAGTAAGCCGCCTTTCGCCATTGACTAATAAATAATTATATGAGGCCCCAGCTCTAAGTGCGCATGAATATGGATATACGCTTATGTGCCCGGCCTTATTCTCATGCCATATTGTAGGTTCCTTTGTTGGAGAATGCGTGGCAAAGCGTTTTGTTTTAATGTAGTCAGACGCATAATATTCCTTTGGCACACTTTTTTCCAATAACAGCCCAAGTGGTTTCATTGTTTTCCCGCCCTTCGGCCATTCAAAATCGCATGGTTTTTTGAAGCCTATTATAAATATACGCTCTCGTTTTTGTGGTAGTCCAAAATCCAATGCATTAAATATTTTTTTATCAACACTATATTCAAGTCCACGCAACACTTCCAAAATTCTAGAAAGTGTTTTCCCACCATTATGCCCAGCTAATAGTTTAACGTTTTCTAAAACGAAAGCCTGCGGTCTCTTCGCTTGAATTATTCTAGCTATTTCAAAAAAAAGTGTGCCTCTAGCATCTTCAAATCCTTTACGTTGTCCAATGATGCTGAATGGCTGACATGGGAAGCCAGCAAGCAAGATATCGTGTTCCGGAATAGTGCTAACATCAATAGCGTGTATATCACCTTTAGGAATTTCATTAAAATTAGCTTCGTAAGCTTTTTGGCATTCTATATCAATATCGCTGGATAAAACACACTCTGATTTAATGCCCATTTTTTTCGCAACATCTTCAATAGCATAGCGAAAGCCACCTATTCCACAGAATAGATCTATGAATCGTATAGTCGTTTCCAAATTGTGCCTCATAATTCAACCCTTACCATATCGTTACTTCAAAATAAACGTCATCACCAGAGCGAACACCGCATATGTCTCCGGCATGGCCCCGGCCACCAGCGCATTTCCCAGGGTATTCTTCCCCTCCTGTATGCTCTTTATCCCCGCGGCGCAGACGATCCCCTGGTACCAGGCGCTGACCATCAATATCACGCTGGCGATGGCGGCCTTGCCGGCCACGGTGTAGGGATCGGTGGCGAAGCCGTTAAGATTGGTGAAGAATATCACCATCCCGTAGATCCCCTGGGTGGAGGGCATCAGGGCCACCGCGATGTTCTTGTAAAAATTCTCCTCGCCCCCGGCCAGCAGGGCCTGGAAAGCTATCACCAGTCCGATGGCCGAGCCGCTTAATCCCAGCGACAGGCTGAGGCCCAGGGCGATTTTGGCCACCAAGACCGGCCAGTCGTTTGCCGCCGGGGCGCTCTGGCACCAGGCCGGTGCGGCGGCGATCAGCGACAGCAGGAAAATTGCCGGGATGGTAAATCTCTTTTTCATGTCTATCCTCTTTCGGTTTTGAAGGGTTTGTATTCTATGCCCCCGCCCTGGAAGAAATTCTTAAAGGCCTCCACGAAATGGAGCCGGGCGGAATGGACCGTGCTTCCCAGTATGGACAGCGCCAGGTTGAAGGTGTGGCCGGCGATCAGTATCAGCACCGCCAGTGGGATCCCCAAAACCGGCCCGGCCGAGCCGTAGACCATCCCGGCCAGCTGGTTCATCACCGAGGCGATGGCCGAGGTGGCGATGCCCAGCCCGAACAGCCGGGCGTACGACAGCAGATCGCCGATCAGCCCGGTCAGCCCGTAGATGCTCCACAGTCCCAGCCCGATGCGGGCCAGCCAGTTCTTATGGTCGGAGGAAAATATCAATGTCAGCAACAGGCCCAGTACGATCAGCCCCGAACCGGCGTAATAGAGCATTTGGCTGTATGAGGCATCGGCGAACCAGATGTTGCGGCTGACCAATGTCACCCCGCCCCACAGGACCAGCAGAGTGGCCAGCTTTTGAAGAACGCCCTGAAAGTTGTTGGCCTGGAGCATCCCCAGCAGATACGAGAAGGAAAGATGCAATACCCCCATGCCCAGGGCCAGGTAGAAGAACAGCATGGGGTCTCCGGCACCGACAGAGACGTCTAAAAGAATCCACTGGCGGCTGGCGAACTCGTAGCCGAACACCGATCCGGTGATCAAGCCCACCACGATGGTGGAGACGGCGAAGGCTTTGCACAACTTCAGCGGCAGGATCAACGCGGGATTCTTGGGCCCCAGCTTCTTTTCCATAATATGGGCGGCCAGCAGAAAGACCAGCCCGTAGCCGGCGTCGCTCAAACAGATGCCGAAGAACAGTATCATGAACGGCGCGAAGAAATACGAGGGATCCAGGTCCCGGTACTTGGGCAGGCCGTAGAGTTTGAGCAGCGGCTCGATCCGCCTGATGAACCAGTTGTTCTTCAACAGCAAGGGCGGCTGTTCGTCGGGCGCCGGTTTCCGCATCTCCAGCTTTAATGGGATGCCGGAACCCTCGACGGCCTCACGAAGCAACGATTCATTCTCGGCCGGCAGCCAGCCCTCCAGCCCGAAAAGATATTCCTGCTGGTAGAGCGCCGCGATGCTGTGATCCAGAGTCTCCCGGTTCAGGGTTTCCAGGTATATTTTTTGCACCGCCTCTTTTTTCAGGGCCAGCCCGGCCAGGGACCTTTTGATCTCTTCCTGCTGCTGCGATAATTTTTGATGCTCCCGGCGGGCCTGCTCCAGGCCCATCTCGGGCCAACCCAGCAAAGTAGCGTGAAATACTTCCAGATTGAGGCGGTGGGAAATGACGAAGAACAGCGGATATCTTTTCTGCGACACCACCTGGAGATAAGCGTCATCGGGAATCTTTATTGCCTTCGGGTCCTTCTGGGCCGCCCGGTAGCGGTTGACATACAGATTGTGTTTGCGGAGTTCTTCGGCATGGGCCGGGTTGAAGTCGCCCCAGGGCTCCAGGTCGGCGATCAGATTCTCCAGATGGGCCAGCCGGGCAGTGGTCTCGCCTAGCCGGTGCAGCAGGGACTCAATATGGGGGACAAGCTGGTCGTCGCTGATATCGCCGGCCGGGCGGTTTTCGGCGTTGACATATTTGTCCAGCGCTTTCAGGACCGCATCGATCCTCTTTAGCTCCGGCAGATCGGCGATCTTGGAAATTTTTTCTTTTGGCAGGTCGATATGCACCACCCCGGCCCCCTGCAATAGGGCCATGGCCCTCTCCTTAGTCTGGGAAGGGCCCACCATGTAGATCCGTGTCATGGGGGCTATTGACAATTGAGGTGCTCCAACTAAATTTGTTTCCCAAATTCTGACCTAACCCCTGCCCCTTCCCCGCAGGGGAAGGGATTCTTACTTCCCCCTCCTCACGGGAGGGGGACCGAGGGGGCGGTCGTTACTTTCCGGGGTCCCAACCCCACCCTTTCCCTCCCCTCGAGGGGAGGGCCTGCACTGAGGATGGCAGTTATTGTTGCCAACTGAAGTGGAAGCCGTCAGGCAGGGAGAGGTCAAAGAGAAAGCGGAGAAAACAATTCAATACTTTGGTGAATATTTAGATTAATATGTCATGTCCGTGGAAACGGGAATCCAGGCCGGCCTACCGTTGTTACTTTCTTATGACTAAGAAAGTAACCAAAGAAGTCCTTGCCGCCCAGCTCCGCGGTTTGTAAGGCCTGCGCCCCGGCATTCATTGAACCAGAACAAGCATGATGTACATAACACAATGACTGCTTTATCGGGGTTGAAGTTTATCCGCTCCACTTAAAGGCGGGGTCCCGGGTCGCATCAGCGCTGCTGCCTGGCAGAAGCTGCCGTGAACCACCCCCGTCCCCTCCTTAATCAAGGAGGGGATAAAGGGGTGGTAATATTTTGGAGCTTTCTCTTCAAAGAGAAAGCGGAGAAAACAATTCAATACATTGGTGAACATTTAGCGTAATACGTCATTCCCGCTAAGGCGGGAATCCAGGCCTGCCTACCGTTGGCAGAGTAAGCGGTGGTTTCGATACGCCCCGCCGTTTACCGAGTGGCTGTTAAGTTTGATTTGGTTTTCCCACTTGCTTGATTAACAGATGTATCGAGGTAGGCGGGGCACTCAACCACCGGCATACAAATCAAAACGACACGGCGCTGAGCCGCTTGGCCGCCTTGGCCACCCCCACCGCCACCGCCCGCTGATCCTGCAGATAGACGTTGATATGCCTGATGGCATCCCGGCAGTCCGGCATCAGCCGCTGTTCATAGAGGTTTATCCGCTGGCTGGTCTTGCGCAGCCCCTCGGTCAGCAGGAGATCCTGGTCCTGCAGGAATTTTAATTCGGTCTTTAAGTAGATTATATTCCGGGCCGTGTCCCGGACGGCCTCGAAGGAATAGGGCGTATCAAAGAATCCGTAGGCCGGCTGGTGGAAGACAATGCCGTCCAGCTGCGGCACCCTGAGACCGGCGAAATTTTTCACCGAGCTTTTCAGTTGTTCGATCTCCAGGAATGGGCGGAGGATGCCCTCCATCTCCCGGAACAGCGGCGAGAAGGTTTCGGCCGCTTTCAGCGAAGCCTCCAGCTGAAGAAACTTCTCC
This portion of the Candidatus Edwardsbacteria bacterium genome encodes:
- a CDS encoding very short patch repair endonuclease: MDNVSINRRSQIMANVKSSGNISTELKTVLIFRENHIHGWRRRYKIIGNPDFTFPKNKIAVFIDGCFWHGCAKHCRVPATNRIYWNNKIQRNIQRDLNIGRVLRVKGWKVIRIWEHELCGGAVLKRKIKKLKNIKS
- the dcm gene encoding DNA (cytosine-5-)-methyltransferase is translated as MRHNLETTIRFIDLFCGIGGFRYAIEDVAKKMGIKSECVLSSDIDIECQKAYEANFNEIPKGDIHAIDVSTIPEHDILLAGFPCQPFSIIGQRKGFEDARGTLFFEIARIIQAKRPQAFVLENVKLLAGHNGGKTLSRILEVLRGLEYSVDKKIFNALDFGLPQKRERIFIIGFKKPCDFEWPKGGKTMKPLGLLLEKSVPKEYYASDYIKTKRFATHSPTKEPTIWHENKAGHISVYPYSCALRAGASYNYLLVNGERRLTAREMLRLQGFPDSFKIICNYSQTRKQAGNSLPIPVAEAVLLNVFKSCGWMKNSKPDFVYSRKQSFDKQLLLKEKGKRYGKKTKAKNSRKI